One window of Pectobacterium carotovorum genomic DNA carries:
- a CDS encoding nitrate reductase subunit alpha — protein sequence MSKFLDRLRYFKQLAEPFSDGHGQTLNTNRDWEDGYRSRWQHDKIVRSTHGVNCTGSCSWKIYVKNGLVTWETQQTDYPRTRPDLPNHEPRGCPRGASYSWYLYSANRLKYPMMRKRLMKLWREAKLTHSDPVDAWASIVNDPEKTQYYKQIRGRGGFVRSDWNEVNELIAASNVYTAKTYGPDRVIGFSPIPAMSMVSYAAGARYLSLLGGVCLSFYDWYCDLPPASPMTWGEQTDVPESADWYNSSYIIAWGSNVPQTRTPDAHFFTEVRYKGTKTVAVTPDYAEIAKLCDHWLNPKQGTDSAMALAMGHVILKEFHLDKPSQYFSEYVRQYTDLPMLVLLEPREDGYYAAGRMLRASDLVDNLGQDNNPQWKTIAIDDESGNLTAPQGSIGYRWGDQGKWNLEQRDGVSGEEVKLRLSLLGSHDDVVDVGFPYFGGAVSEHFNNVALEEILLHKLPVKRLTLADGSEALVACVYDLTMANYGLDRGLGDDNCARDYDDVKAYSPAWAEKITGVSRQNIIRIAREFADNADKTHGRSMIIVGAGINHWYHMDMNYRGIINMLVFCGCVGQSGGGWAHYVGQEKLRPQTGWTPLAFGLDWQRPPRHMNSTSFFYNHSSQWRYETVAPQELLSPLADKSRFTGSMIDFNVRAERMGWLPSAPQLNVNPLDIAEKARAAGVTPQEYTVAALKSGEIKFAAEQPDSPQNYPRNLFIWRSNLLGSSGKGHEYMLKYLLGTEHGIQGQDLGTAGSVKPEEVEWRDQGVEGKLDLVVTLDFRMSSTCLYSDIVLPTATWYEKDDMNTSDMHPFIHPLSAAVDPAWDSKSDWEIYKGIAKTFSRVCQGHLGQETDLVTLPIQHDSPAEMAQPFGVDDWKKGECDLIPGKTAPHLMMVERDYPNLYERFTSLGPLMDKLGNGGKGIGWNTQTEVDFLKKLNYTKADGAAAGRPKIETAIDAAEVILSLAPETNGQVAVKAWEALSKFTGRDHTHLALNKEDEKIRFRDIQAQPRKIISSPTWSGLEDEHVSYNACYTNVHELIPWRTLSGRQQLYQDHEWMRAFGESLLVYRPPVDTRAAEPVMNKKPNGNPEKPLNFLTPHQKWGIHSTYSDNLLMLTLGRGGPIIWLSEDDASDLGIADNDWVEAFNANGALTARAVISQRVPAGMTMMYHAQERIINLPGSEITQQRGGIHNSVTRITPKPTHMIGGYAQLAYGFNYYGTVGSNRDEFVVVRKMKRIDWLDDEGQDYVQKAVQQEKA from the coding sequence ATGAGCAAATTCCTTGACCGGTTACGTTACTTCAAACAACTGGCCGAACCGTTTTCTGATGGTCATGGCCAGACCCTCAATACCAATCGTGACTGGGAAGACGGCTATCGCAGTCGCTGGCAGCATGACAAAATCGTACGTTCTACCCACGGGGTAAACTGTACCGGTTCATGCAGTTGGAAGATTTATGTGAAAAACGGTCTGGTAACGTGGGAAACGCAGCAGACTGACTACCCGCGTACCCGCCCGGACCTGCCTAACCATGAACCTCGCGGCTGCCCGCGCGGTGCCAGCTATTCCTGGTATCTCTACAGCGCTAACCGCCTGAAATACCCGATGATGCGTAAGCGCCTGATGAAACTGTGGCGTGAAGCGAAACTGACGCACAGCGATCCGGTTGATGCCTGGGCGTCCATCGTCAATGACCCCGAAAAAACCCAATACTACAAACAAATTCGCGGCCGTGGTGGTTTCGTTCGTTCTGACTGGAACGAAGTTAACGAGCTGATTGCTGCCTCTAACGTTTACACCGCCAAAACCTATGGCCCAGACCGCGTGATCGGTTTCTCACCGATTCCTGCAATGTCGATGGTGTCCTACGCGGCGGGTGCGCGTTACCTTTCTCTGCTCGGCGGCGTGTGTCTGAGCTTCTACGACTGGTACTGTGACTTACCACCGGCGTCACCCATGACCTGGGGTGAGCAGACTGACGTACCGGAATCGGCAGACTGGTATAACTCCTCTTACATCATTGCCTGGGGCTCTAACGTTCCGCAAACCCGTACGCCAGATGCCCACTTCTTTACGGAAGTTCGCTACAAAGGCACCAAAACCGTTGCGGTCACGCCGGACTACGCTGAAATCGCCAAGCTGTGCGACCACTGGCTGAACCCGAAACAAGGTACCGACAGCGCCATGGCGCTGGCAATGGGCCACGTTATTCTGAAAGAGTTCCACCTCGACAAACCGAGCCAGTATTTCAGCGAGTACGTTCGTCAATACACGGACTTACCGATGCTGGTGCTGCTGGAGCCGCGTGAAGATGGCTACTACGCGGCGGGTCGTATGCTGCGTGCCTCCGATCTGGTGGACAACCTCGGCCAAGACAACAACCCGCAGTGGAAAACCATCGCGATTGACGATGAAAGCGGCAACCTGACGGCTCCGCAAGGGTCGATCGGCTACCGTTGGGGCGATCAGGGCAAATGGAACCTGGAACAACGCGACGGCGTGAGCGGAGAAGAAGTGAAGCTGCGCTTGAGCCTGTTGGGGTCGCACGACGATGTGGTTGATGTCGGCTTCCCGTATTTTGGCGGCGCGGTCAGCGAACATTTCAACAACGTTGCGCTAGAAGAAATCCTGCTGCACAAACTGCCGGTTAAGCGCCTGACGCTGGCTGACGGTAGCGAAGCGCTGGTTGCCTGCGTGTATGACCTGACAATGGCGAACTACGGCCTGGATCGTGGTCTGGGCGACGACAACTGCGCGCGCGATTACGACGATGTGAAAGCGTACAGCCCAGCCTGGGCTGAGAAAATTACGGGCGTTTCTCGTCAGAACATCATCCGCATTGCGCGTGAATTTGCGGATAACGCCGATAAAACGCACGGTCGTTCCATGATCATCGTCGGTGCCGGTATCAACCACTGGTATCACATGGACATGAACTACCGCGGCATCATCAACATGCTGGTCTTCTGCGGCTGTGTCGGTCAGAGCGGTGGCGGTTGGGCGCACTACGTCGGACAAGAAAAACTGCGTCCGCAAACCGGTTGGACGCCGTTGGCGTTTGGCCTGGACTGGCAGCGTCCGCCTCGTCACATGAACAGTACGTCGTTCTTCTATAACCATTCCAGCCAGTGGCGTTATGAAACCGTCGCGCCGCAGGAATTGCTGTCACCGCTGGCGGATAAATCCCGCTTTACTGGCAGCATGATTGACTTCAACGTGCGTGCCGAACGTATGGGCTGGCTGCCATCTGCACCGCAGTTGAACGTTAACCCGCTGGATATCGCAGAAAAAGCGCGTGCCGCCGGTGTCACGCCGCAGGAATATACCGTTGCCGCGTTGAAATCAGGCGAAATCAAATTTGCCGCTGAACAGCCAGATAGCCCGCAAAACTACCCGCGCAACCTGTTCATCTGGCGTTCTAACCTGCTGGGTTCCTCCGGTAAAGGCCACGAATACATGCTGAAGTACCTTCTGGGTACGGAGCACGGTATTCAAGGGCAAGATTTGGGCACGGCGGGCAGCGTGAAGCCGGAAGAAGTGGAATGGCGCGATCAAGGCGTTGAAGGCAAACTGGATCTGGTGGTGACGCTTGATTTCCGTATGTCCAGCACCTGCCTGTATTCCGACATCGTCCTGCCAACGGCAACCTGGTACGAAAAAGACGACATGAATACCTCGGATATGCATCCGTTTATTCACCCGTTGTCTGCGGCTGTCGATCCGGCGTGGGATTCCAAAAGCGACTGGGAAATCTACAAAGGTATCGCGAAAACCTTCTCCCGCGTCTGTCAGGGACACCTTGGTCAGGAAACCGATCTGGTTACCTTGCCAATCCAACACGATTCCCCAGCAGAAATGGCGCAGCCGTTCGGCGTGGATGACTGGAAAAAAGGCGAATGCGATTTGATTCCGGGCAAAACTGCACCCCACCTGATGATGGTGGAGCGCGATTACCCGAACCTGTACGAGCGTTTCACCTCGCTTGGTCCGTTGATGGACAAGCTGGGCAACGGCGGTAAAGGCATCGGTTGGAACACACAGACCGAAGTCGATTTCCTGAAAAAACTGAACTACACCAAGGCTGACGGTGCGGCGGCAGGTCGTCCGAAGATTGAAACGGCGATCGATGCGGCAGAAGTGATTCTGTCTCTGGCCCCGGAAACCAATGGTCAGGTGGCCGTGAAGGCGTGGGAAGCGCTGAGCAAATTCACCGGTCGTGACCACACGCATCTGGCACTGAATAAAGAAGACGAGAAAATTCGCTTCCGCGATATTCAGGCGCAGCCGCGCAAGATCATCTCCAGCCCGACCTGGTCTGGTTTGGAAGACGAACACGTTTCCTATAACGCCTGTTATACCAACGTTCATGAGCTGATTCCGTGGCGTACGCTGTCTGGCCGCCAACAGCTGTATCAAGACCATGAGTGGATGCGTGCCTTCGGTGAAAGCCTGTTGGTATACCGTCCGCCGGTTGATACCCGTGCGGCTGAGCCGGTGATGAATAAGAAGCCTAACGGCAACCCGGAAAAACCACTGAACTTCCTGACGCCGCACCAGAAATGGGGCATTCACTCCACGTATAGCGACAACCTGTTGATGCTGACGCTGGGTCGCGGTGGTCCGATTATCTGGCTGAGCGAAGACGATGCCAGCGATTTGGGTATTGCGGATAACGACTGGGTAGAAGCGTTTAACGCCAACGGTGCGCTGACGGCGCGTGCGGTTATCAGCCAGCGTGTGCCAGCGGGAATGACCATGATGTACCACGCGCAGGAACGCATTATTAACCTGCCGGGATCGGAAATTACCCAGCAGCGCGGCGGTATTCACAACTCGGTAACCCGTATCACGCCGAAACCGACCCATATGATCGGCGGCTATGCCCAATTGGCTTATGGCTTTAACTACTACGGCACCGTCGGGTCAAACCGTGATGAGTTCGTCGTGGTTCGTAAAATGAAACGCATCGACTGGCTGGATGATGAAGGCCAGGACTATGTACAGAAAGCGGTACAGCAGGAGAAAGCCTGA
- a CDS encoding NarK family nitrate/nitrite MFS transporter, with product MTQPSSPEKVSQSTLIREWNPEDTKFWQSGGQRIAQRNLWISVPCLLLSFCVWMIFSTVAVNLNKVGFSFTTDQLFLLTALPSVSGALLRVPYSFVIPMVGGRRWTTLSTIILVIPCIWLGFAVQNPQTPYSVFVTISLMCGFAGANFASSMANISFFFPKSRQGSALGINGGLGNLGVSVMQLLVPVVIFLPILGFSGNGVVQPDGNQIWLHHAAWMWVPFLVIAATAAWFGMNDLSTANASIRKQLPVLKQMHLWVLSFLYLSTFGSFIGFSAGFGMLSRTQFPDIVILYYAFFGPLLGALARPVGGMLSDRFGGVKVTLINFILMTMFSVLLFLSLPSANSAGSFGMFFGIFMMLFLTAGLGSGSTFQMIAVIFRKLTADRVKTQGGSDADAQRAAATDTAAALGFISAIGAIGGFFIPQAFGMSLELTGSPTGAMKVFVVCYVVCVLVTWLFYARKQR from the coding sequence ATGACGCAGCCTTCATCACCCGAAAAAGTATCGCAAAGCACGCTGATAAGGGAATGGAATCCTGAAGATACAAAATTCTGGCAATCTGGCGGACAACGGATAGCACAGCGTAATCTTTGGATCTCTGTACCCTGCCTGCTGTTGTCGTTTTGTGTCTGGATGATTTTCAGTACCGTAGCCGTTAACCTAAACAAGGTCGGATTTAGTTTTACCACAGACCAGTTATTTTTGCTTACTGCGCTGCCTTCCGTCTCCGGCGCGCTGTTGCGCGTCCCTTACTCCTTCGTTATCCCCATGGTTGGCGGTCGCCGTTGGACGACGTTAAGTACCATCATTCTGGTTATCCCGTGTATCTGGCTCGGGTTTGCCGTACAAAATCCGCAGACGCCTTACAGCGTTTTCGTCACAATTTCTCTGATGTGTGGCTTCGCGGGCGCTAATTTCGCGTCCAGCATGGCGAACATCAGCTTCTTCTTCCCAAAATCACGTCAGGGCAGTGCGTTAGGCATTAACGGCGGACTGGGCAACCTCGGCGTGAGCGTGATGCAGTTGCTGGTGCCAGTGGTGATTTTCCTGCCGATTCTGGGATTCTCTGGCAATGGCGTTGTGCAACCTGATGGCAACCAGATTTGGCTGCATCATGCCGCCTGGATGTGGGTACCATTTTTGGTTATTGCTGCAACCGCTGCCTGGTTTGGTATGAACGATCTGTCGACGGCCAATGCGTCGATACGCAAGCAGTTGCCGGTTTTGAAGCAAATGCACCTGTGGGTACTCAGCTTCCTGTATCTGTCCACATTTGGCTCATTTATCGGTTTTTCGGCAGGCTTCGGCATGCTGTCCAGAACGCAGTTCCCAGACATCGTGATTCTGTACTATGCGTTCTTTGGGCCGCTGCTGGGGGCGTTGGCGCGTCCGGTTGGCGGAATGCTGTCTGACCGCTTTGGCGGTGTAAAAGTTACGCTGATTAACTTCATCCTGATGACGATGTTCTCGGTGCTGTTGTTCCTGTCTCTGCCGAGTGCGAACTCTGCGGGTTCATTCGGAATGTTCTTTGGCATTTTCATGATGCTGTTCCTGACGGCCGGTCTGGGTAGCGGGTCCACGTTCCAAATGATCGCCGTGATTTTCCGTAAATTAACGGCAGATCGCGTGAAAACACAGGGTGGAAGTGATGCGGATGCGCAGCGTGCGGCCGCCACGGATACCGCAGCAGCGCTGGGCTTTATCTCAGCCATTGGTGCTATCGGCGGCTTCTTCATTCCTCAGGCCTTCGGAATGTCGCTTGAGTTAACGGGTTCACCCACCGGTGCGATGAAGGTGTTTGTGGTGTGCTACGTCGTGTGCGTATTGGTGACTTGGCTGTTCTATGCCAGAAAGCAACGCTAA
- the narX gene encoding nitrate/nitrite two-component system sensor histidine kinase NarX, translating to MLKRFLLPLSLVNQVALLMLLLGLLGIAGMSVSSWMSQSIQGNAHAINKAGSLRMQSYRLLSMVPLSVENEIYLRELEEDEISSDLQQAVRREGLSEQFTELRVFWLENLQPHLRQATHSADASADVARFVKQLDDLVSAIDHKTEQRLRMVTLVQRIFIGIMFILLVTTFFYLRRRLLGPWRRLVAMGQAIGQGDFTQRVAINGHDEMSTLGQVLNSMSDELSAMYHSLELRVAEKTADLQQKNDLLSFLYRASRRLHTGAPLCSRLMPILNELPSLTPLRNIQLRLYEDNNQEQFHQFSDSSQSQPDHCPDNSCQSCGMQAKREELPGESHCWDLHDKHGQYGVVLATLPGNTVLSRDQNQLLNTLLEQLTSTLALERQSNHQQQLMLMEERATIARELHDSIAQSLSCLKIQVSCLQMQGGDLPPASQQLLTEMREELNTAYRQLRELLTTFRLKLSESGLLAALQASVDEFSKRLGYPIELHYRLPPQSVSAHQGIHVLQIVREALSNIYKHAQATQVDITLQLRQGYIELSVADNGIGIPDDASRANHYGLIIMRDRARGLHGECIVRRRPSGGTEVNVNFLSEYRHWLPLTGETHD from the coding sequence ATGTTGAAACGTTTCCTGCTGCCGCTGTCGCTCGTCAATCAGGTTGCCTTATTGATGCTGCTACTCGGTTTGCTGGGTATTGCAGGTATGTCGGTTTCCAGTTGGATGTCTCAAAGCATCCAAGGGAACGCGCACGCCATTAATAAAGCGGGTTCGCTGCGTATGCAGAGTTACCGCCTGCTCTCGATGGTGCCGCTCTCTGTCGAGAATGAAATTTACCTGCGAGAACTGGAAGAAGACGAAATCAGCAGTGACCTACAGCAGGCAGTACGACGGGAAGGGCTCAGCGAACAATTCACTGAACTGCGCGTTTTCTGGCTGGAAAACCTGCAACCGCATTTGCGGCAGGCAACGCACTCCGCGGATGCCTCAGCGGATGTCGCCCGCTTCGTGAAACAGCTCGACGATCTGGTTTCCGCCATCGATCATAAAACCGAACAGCGGTTGAGGATGGTCACGCTGGTGCAGCGCATCTTCATCGGTATCATGTTTATTCTGCTGGTCACGACGTTCTTTTACCTGCGTCGCCGCCTGTTGGGGCCGTGGCGACGTCTGGTTGCAATGGGACAAGCTATCGGGCAAGGCGATTTCACCCAGCGCGTTGCCATCAACGGCCATGATGAAATGAGCACGCTGGGACAGGTGCTGAACAGCATGTCGGATGAACTTTCCGCCATGTACCACAGCCTGGAACTGCGCGTCGCCGAGAAAACAGCCGACCTGCAACAGAAAAACGATCTGCTTTCTTTCCTTTATCGCGCCAGTCGACGCCTGCATACCGGGGCACCGCTGTGTAGCCGACTGATGCCGATCCTGAACGAACTGCCGTCTCTGACCCCGCTGCGCAATATTCAACTGCGGCTGTATGAAGATAATAATCAGGAACAATTTCACCAGTTTAGCGATAGTAGCCAGTCGCAGCCGGATCACTGCCCGGATAACAGCTGTCAGAGCTGCGGTATGCAGGCAAAGCGAGAAGAACTGCCGGGCGAGTCTCACTGCTGGGATCTGCACGATAAACACGGGCAATATGGCGTCGTGTTAGCCACACTGCCGGGCAACACCGTGCTGAGCCGCGATCAGAATCAGTTACTGAATACCTTACTGGAGCAGTTGACCAGCACGCTGGCGCTGGAGCGTCAATCGAACCATCAGCAGCAGTTGATGCTCATGGAAGAACGCGCCACGATTGCCCGCGAACTGCACGACTCTATCGCCCAGTCCCTCTCCTGCCTGAAAATTCAGGTAAGCTGCCTGCAAATGCAGGGCGGCGATTTGCCACCCGCGTCGCAGCAGTTGCTGACGGAAATGCGGGAAGAGTTGAATACTGCCTATCGCCAACTACGTGAGCTGCTGACGACGTTCCGGCTGAAACTGTCGGAATCCGGTTTACTTGCCGCGCTGCAGGCGTCGGTCGATGAATTCAGCAAGCGGCTTGGGTACCCTATCGAATTACATTACCGCCTGCCGCCGCAGTCGGTCTCCGCTCATCAAGGCATTCACGTCCTGCAAATTGTGCGTGAAGCGCTGAGCAATATTTATAAACACGCGCAGGCCACACAGGTCGATATCACGCTGCAACTGCGTCAGGGCTACATCGAACTCAGCGTAGCCGACAATGGCATCGGTATCCCTGATGATGCCAGTCGCGCCAACCACTATGGACTTATTATCATGCGCGACCGTGCACGGGGTTTGCACGGCGAATGCATTGTTCGACGCCGGCCGTCGGGGGGCACTGAAGTCAATGTCAACTTCCTCTCCGAATACCGTCACTGGCTGCCATTAACAGGAGAAACTCATGATTAA
- the narL gene encoding two-component system response regulator NarL: MINEDAATLLLIDDHPMLRNGVKQLISMDPELQVAGEASHGEQGVELAEQLDPDLILLDLNMPGMNGLETLNRLREKSLSGRIVVFSVSNHEDDVVNALKNGADGYLLKDMEPEDLLAALHQAASGKMVLSETLTPILAASLRESRHSSDRDIQLLTPRERDILKLLAQGLSNKVIARKLTITESTVKVHVKHLLKKMKLKSRVEAAVWVLQEKVI; the protein is encoded by the coding sequence ATGATTAACGAAGATGCCGCCACCCTACTGCTGATTGACGACCATCCCATGTTGCGGAATGGTGTTAAGCAACTCATCAGCATGGACCCAGAATTACAGGTGGCCGGTGAAGCCAGTCACGGCGAACAGGGCGTCGAGCTAGCGGAACAGCTGGACCCGGATTTGATTCTGCTCGATTTGAACATGCCCGGCATGAATGGCTTGGAAACCTTGAATCGTCTGCGGGAAAAATCGCTGTCTGGCCGCATTGTCGTCTTTAGCGTATCCAACCATGAAGACGATGTGGTCAATGCCTTGAAAAATGGTGCCGATGGTTACCTGCTGAAAGATATGGAGCCGGAAGATTTACTGGCTGCGCTTCATCAGGCTGCGTCAGGGAAAATGGTGCTGAGTGAAACATTGACGCCAATTCTGGCCGCCAGCCTGCGCGAAAGCCGCCACAGCAGTGACCGAGACATTCAACTGCTCACGCCGCGCGAACGCGATATTCTGAAGCTGCTAGCCCAGGGGTTGTCCAATAAAGTGATCGCCCGCAAGCTCACGATTACCGAAAGTACCGTTAAGGTTCACGTCAAACACTTGTTGAAAAAAATGAAGTTAAAATCACGGGTTGAAGCGGCTGTCTGGGTATTACAAGAAAAAGTGATTTAA
- a CDS encoding acyltransferase, with protein sequence MKKVSKERFIGLEWLRFLLGCYVMIYHTVHVYPQRERIPFLSELTSMGFFATSTFFVLSGFLLAHVYIKDGRLREPVRQFWAKRFFNLYPIHIIALLSSIAVVTLMQWLAVPPEGQVASARFVIYDTNDPATDPETLRHYMTNAQLAFNGLLQVLMLQAWNPYFLTFNAPLWSLSTLFFFYLAFPLLAPRLLNSRHPWLWMGIVCLLYLLPPIWVIWQQQFGMPYTGLLQRGPIFRLPEFLAGILGYALFRHYRQKERSPLTKGQRYALALFIGVNFLVATWLFTKGEAYWYFLLHNGLLLPAQVGLVCLSALAREPNSEWLRHWSPRLGAASLSIFALHVPLFNLFRTLEQLVRGNPMACFSDWDQCITAAGQVQLSITGYVIFLLSTVTLCVLFQERIVFRVRTFLTARFLSNNTSRTQRTA encoded by the coding sequence ATGAAAAAGGTCAGTAAGGAGCGGTTTATCGGTCTGGAATGGTTACGATTTTTGCTCGGCTGCTACGTGATGATTTATCACACAGTCCACGTATACCCACAGCGTGAACGCATTCCGTTCTTGAGCGAACTCACCAGCATGGGGTTCTTCGCGACCAGCACGTTCTTTGTCCTGTCTGGCTTTTTGCTCGCGCATGTCTATATCAAAGACGGACGTCTGCGTGAACCTGTTCGCCAGTTCTGGGCCAAACGCTTCTTTAATCTTTATCCCATCCATATCATTGCTCTGCTGTCGTCGATTGCCGTTGTCACGCTGATGCAGTGGCTGGCCGTGCCGCCGGAAGGACAAGTTGCCAGCGCGCGTTTCGTCATTTATGACACCAACGATCCCGCAACTGACCCCGAAACGCTGCGACATTACATGACGAATGCACAACTGGCGTTCAACGGGTTATTGCAGGTACTGATGTTGCAGGCATGGAACCCCTACTTCCTGACGTTCAATGCCCCGTTATGGTCGCTTTCTACACTGTTCTTTTTCTATCTGGCATTCCCACTGCTGGCTCCACGTCTGTTGAATAGTCGTCATCCGTGGTTGTGGATGGGGATAGTCTGCTTGCTATATCTCCTGCCGCCGATTTGGGTGATCTGGCAACAGCAGTTCGGTATGCCGTACACCGGGCTGTTGCAGCGTGGGCCGATCTTCCGCCTGCCGGAATTCCTGGCCGGGATATTGGGCTATGCGCTGTTCCGCCATTATCGTCAGAAAGAACGCTCACCGCTGACCAAAGGCCAGCGCTACGCACTCGCCCTCTTTATCGGTGTGAATTTCCTTGTCGCTACCTGGCTGTTCACAAAAGGCGAAGCCTATTGGTACTTCTTGCTGCACAACGGCTTGCTTCTGCCGGCTCAGGTCGGTCTGGTTTGTCTCAGTGCGCTGGCACGTGAGCCTAACAGTGAATGGCTGCGGCACTGGTCGCCCCGACTGGGAGCAGCCTCGCTGTCTATCTTTGCGCTACACGTTCCGCTCTTTAATCTGTTCCGTACGCTGGAACAGTTGGTGCGCGGTAATCCGATGGCTTGCTTCAGCGATTGGGATCAGTGCATTACCGCAGCAGGTCAGGTGCAGCTGTCCATAACGGGCTATGTCATTTTCCTGCTCAGCACCGTGACGCTTTGTGTTCTCTTCCAGGAACGGATCGTGTTCCGCGTAAGGACGTTCCTGACCGCGCGTTTCCTGAGCAACAACACTTCCCGCACGCAGCGCACCGCATAG
- a CDS encoding DUF481 domain-containing protein, with the protein MTLSKHAISSLSLVVALSAGITQSRADTIWLTNGDQLTGKITLLDGGKLFINTDYAGSISVAWDKVKTFESDHGLVIQGERYEKGVLYPTIKAGENRAIVANPSLANEAAGPQTLPLSEITSIVAQKPLVTDLAWKGNIDAGMSHKKSSTETDNYDVTLNTKARHDTWRHNLDASYHLAKEDKVESTKNAAGEYALDKFVDENWFWQGRYQYKRDWIESIKINRSFGLGPGYQFWDNDLGAFSLTSLVNSQTFVYRDQGDDDFYSGGIKWAYNRYMFSKSVEAFTNGELGRSFDGTAPIYLRADAGLRFKLTDWSSMTMKVSRTRIENNQGNVDDTLYTMGVGVGW; encoded by the coding sequence ATGACACTATCCAAACATGCAATCTCTTCCCTCAGCTTGGTTGTCGCCCTCTCTGCTGGCATTACACAGAGCCGCGCTGACACCATTTGGCTGACCAACGGCGACCAGCTCACAGGGAAAATCACGCTGCTTGACGGCGGTAAACTCTTTATCAACACCGATTATGCTGGCTCTATTTCTGTAGCCTGGGATAAGGTGAAAACCTTTGAATCCGACCATGGTCTGGTGATTCAAGGCGAACGCTACGAAAAAGGCGTGCTGTATCCGACGATCAAAGCGGGCGAAAACCGCGCCATCGTCGCGAATCCATCGCTGGCTAACGAAGCCGCTGGCCCACAAACCTTGCCACTTTCCGAAATCACGTCCATCGTCGCGCAGAAGCCACTGGTGACCGATTTAGCCTGGAAAGGCAACATTGACGCTGGCATGTCGCACAAGAAAAGTTCGACAGAAACCGACAACTACGATGTGACGCTGAATACCAAAGCGCGTCACGATACGTGGCGACACAATCTTGATGCCAGTTACCATTTGGCGAAAGAGGATAAAGTCGAGAGTACCAAGAATGCGGCTGGCGAATATGCGCTGGATAAATTCGTGGATGAGAACTGGTTCTGGCAGGGTCGTTATCAGTACAAACGCGACTGGATTGAAAGCATTAAAATCAACCGTTCCTTCGGTCTCGGTCCCGGTTATCAGTTCTGGGATAACGACTTAGGCGCGTTCTCTCTGACTTCACTCGTCAACTCCCAAACTTTCGTGTACCGCGATCAGGGTGATGATGACTTCTACTCTGGCGGCATAAAGTGGGCGTACAACCGCTATATGTTCAGCAAATCGGTTGAAGCATTCACCAACGGTGAATTGGGGCGCTCATTTGACGGCACTGCACCAATCTACCTGAGGGCGGATGCAGGCCTGCGCTTCAAGCTGACCGACTGGTCTTCTATGACGATGAAAGTGTCACGTACCCGTATCGAAAATAATCAGGGGAATGTTGACGACACGCTGTACACCATGGGTGTTGGCGTCGGCTGGTAA
- a CDS encoding gamma-glutamylcyclotransferase, protein MLTRDFLQKADCRTSFGCIEETLLLTPQQRADSLDRTLALRPNSCPVWVFGYGSLMWNPVFDAEETCLATLAGWQRAFCLRLTIGRGTVTQPGRMLALKPGGQTTGLAFRLPETSLREDLELLWKREMLTGCYRPLWCELHRKNGAPLTALVFVSEPEHPLNENDTCIQSVAPLIARASGPLGTNAQYLFALEQELKNHGTEDESVSELAQRVRILQQSCSAAAGNGQ, encoded by the coding sequence GTGTTAACACGCGATTTTTTGCAGAAAGCAGATTGTAGAACGTCTTTTGGTTGTATTGAAGAAACCTTACTGCTCACCCCGCAACAGCGGGCTGACTCGTTGGACAGGACGCTGGCGCTCCGGCCAAATAGCTGTCCTGTCTGGGTATTTGGCTACGGTTCGCTTATGTGGAATCCGGTTTTTGACGCCGAAGAAACCTGTCTGGCCACGTTGGCAGGGTGGCAGCGTGCCTTTTGTCTGCGCCTGACCATCGGTCGCGGCACGGTAACGCAGCCGGGGCGGATGCTGGCGCTGAAGCCCGGTGGGCAAACGACGGGGTTGGCTTTCCGACTGCCGGAAACCTCATTGCGTGAAGATCTGGAGCTGTTGTGGAAGCGTGAAATGCTGACGGGATGCTATCGTCCGCTCTGGTGCGAACTGCATCGCAAGAACGGTGCACCGCTGACAGCGCTGGTGTTTGTTTCCGAACCGGAACATCCCCTCAACGAAAATGATACCTGCATTCAGAGCGTTGCCCCGCTGATTGCGCGCGCGAGCGGTCCACTCGGCACCAATGCGCAATATCTGTTTGCACTCGAGCAAGAGCTGAAGAATCACGGAACGGAAGACGAAAGCGTGAGCGAACTGGCGCAGCGGGTGCGTATCCTGCAACAGTCGTGTTCTGCGGCGGCAGGGAACGGGCAATAA